The Gammaproteobacteria bacterium CG11_big_fil_rev_8_21_14_0_20_46_22 nucleotide sequence CCAGAAGGTCGATCCTTACTTGCGGCCCATTTACGATGCGCTTTATGAACTCTTGGGCTTTGAAAATGTCGGCAAACTCATTGCGAACAATGTGATAGAAATCGCCCCGCTCGCCTACATGCGTGGTCGCACCTTGAATGATGCCTTTATTATTTTGGATGAAGCACAAAACTCGACGAAAGACCAAATGAAAATGTTTTTAACACGCATTGGCTTTGGATCCAAGGCGGTGATCACCGGCGACGTAACCCAAATTGATCTGGCCAAAAACCAGCCGTCTGGCCTGACTCACGTGATGCATATTTTACCGGGTGTAAACAATGTGAGCTTTACCCGGTTTAGTGCGAAAGATGTGGTCCGGCATCCTGTGGTGCAAAGCATTATCCGTGCGTATGAAAAAGATGAACATGAACACCGAGCTTGATTTACAACTCGCAGTTGAAGCAGACACACCTTCAAAGCAAGATTTCCAAACCTGGGTCGATTTAGCCAACGAGCAAAAACAGCCGGCCAGTGTGTGTTTGCGTATTTGCTCAAGCAATGAGATTCAAACACTTAACAAAACGTATCGACAAAAAGACAAACCCACGAATGTCTTATCATTCGCTTATACGCTTGAAGGCGACAGCCCAAGCCCTGAAGATGAGCCACCGCATTTGGGTGATATTATTATTTGTGATGATGTCGTGAAACAAGAGGCCTGCAAGCAGCATAAGTCCAAACACGATCATTATGCGCACATGGTGATTCATGGCATGTTGCATTTACAAGGTTATAATCATATTCAAGATGATGAAGCGCGTATCATGGAAGCACGCGAAGTGGATTTATTAAGGAATTTAGGCATCAAAAACCCTTACGAGGAGCACAATGAGTAACACACCATCCAAAGGTTTACTGGAACGGTTTATGGGCATGCTATCAGGCAGTGACGAACCGAAAAACCGCGCAGAGCTGATCGACATTTTAGAAGACGCAGAGAAAAATCGACTGCTCAAGCATGACGCGATGGAAATGATTCGTGGTGCAATCACCGTAGCGGATCGTCGTGTGGAAGATGTGATGATCACCCGCTCGCAAATGGTCACGCTCGAAATGGACAAGCCCTTACCTGAACTTTTGAATGTAATGATTGAAAGCGGTCATTCGCGCTTTCCGGTGATAGGCAAAGATATCGAGGATGTGCGCGGCCTATTGCTCGCTAAAGATGTTTTGCGTTATTTCGTACTGCATGAACACGAAGGCTTTGATTTACACACCCTGCTCCGCCCCGTGGTCACCGTGCCAGAGAGTAAGCGCTTAGACATGGCGCTAAAAGAATTTCGCGCGAATCACACGCACATGGCGTTAGTGGCCGATGAGCATGGTGTGATTTCTGGTTTATTGACGATTGAAGATATTCTCGAACAAATTGTCGGTAATATTGAAGATGAACATGATCTCGAAGACGATGAGCCTGAAAAAATTCGACAAGCGTCAACATCACACTATATCGTTGATGCACTGACAGAAATCGAAGATTTTAACACTTACTTTGATGCCGAACTTCCAACAGATGAGTTCGACACCATCGGCGGCTTGGTCACGCATCGCTTAGGGCATGTGCCTCAAAAAGGTGAACACTGCACCCTCAAAGGCTTAAAGTTTCAAGTGATCAACGCTGATGAACGTCGCGTCTTGCAGCTCAGCCTGCATCATAACCGCGACAGTGAAAACTAAGCTCTAAACGATGATAAAAAAGTTCGCGATCAAAAATCGCTTGCGTGAAGCAAGATTATTTAAGCGTCGCTTATGGGTGGTTGCGATTATTATTGCATTGCTCATTTTAGCTATCATCGTGCGTCTTGTGTATTTGCAAATCGACCAACACCGTTACTACACCACACTCTCGCGCCATAACCAAATTGCACTACGCCCTATCCCACCACGCCGTGGCCTGATCGATGATAGCAACGGCGTATTACTCGCTAAAAATACACCGGTATTCAGCCTCATGGTCAAACGCGATCAGCTCGGCCAGTTCAAGTCGGAACTGGCGATCTTACAAACCTTGATACCCATCTCCGACACCGAACTTAAGCAATACCAAAAAGAAGCCAGGCAACGCCCCCGCTATGAATGGGTGCCCATCAAAGAAAAACTCAGCGAGCAGCAAGTCGCGATATTTTCAGTAAACCGCTATCGCCTGCCCGGTTTTTCCATACAAGCACGGCTAATGCGCGAGTACCCCACCGCCGAGACCTGCGCGAATGTCGTCGGCTATGTCGGGCGAATTAATCCCGATGACCTTTTAAAAATTGACCCTTCCAATTACGCCGCCACCAACTACATTGGCAAGCGAGGCATTGAGCGATACTTTGAATCACAACTGCATGGCAAAGTCGGCTATAAGGAAGTGGAAACGACATCAGACGGCACGACAGTGCGTGACATGGGTAAAGTGCCCGCACAATCTGGTGTGAATCTGACCCTCACGATCGATAGCAGTTTACAAAAAGCGATGATCAAGGATTTTGGCACACTACGAGGCGCAGCGGTCGCCATCAATCCACAAAACGGCAAGGTGCTGGCTTTAGTCAGTAATCCAACCTACGACCCTAACCTCTTTGTGAAAGGTATCAGCGCTAGCGATTATGCAAAACTGCAAAATAATAGCGACAGACCCTTGTATAACCGCGCCATATCGGGTCTTTATGCGCCCGGCTCAACCATCAAGCCTTTTTTTGCGCTGCAAGGTTTAGACACCGGCGCAATCACACCCGAGACAAAGGTCTACGACCGAGGTTGGTTTCGGCTGAAAGGCACCCATCACATTTATCACAACTGGGATCGTGGCGGCTTTGGCTGGGTGAATTTACACGACGCGATTGTCTTATCGGATGATATCTATTTCTACCAGCTTGCTCACACCATGGGCATTAAGAAAATGGAAGACATACTAAGGCAATTTGGGTTTGGTACCAAAACCGGCATTGAGCTAGCTGACGAGGCAAACGGTGTCATACCCTCGCCCCAGTATAAAATGGGCTTAACCGGCCAATCCTGGTACGAAGGTGACACCGTAATCACCGGTATCGGCCAAGGGTATATGCAAGTGACCCCGCTGCAATTGGCAGAAGCCACCGCCACACTCGCCATGCATGGCAAGCGCTTTCAACCACAATTGCTTAAACAGTATCAAATAGCGGGCAATCCTGTGACCGTGGTGACACCTAAACCTTTGCCGCCTGTCACATTAAATAACGCTAAAGATTGGGATATTGTCATTCAAGCGATGCAATCGGTGGTTAGCTCGCCTCGTGGCACCGGCTTTCGCTTCGGCAAAACACCGTATACGGTGGCCGCCAAAACCGGTACGGCACAAGTCTATACGCTCAAAAATGACGAACAAGATAATCGCCTGTTACCCGAGCGCGAGCGCGATAATTCCTTTTTTATCGCTTTCGCACCCGTTGACCACCCGCAAATTGCCCTGGCCGTTGCGGTGGAAAACAACCCCGACGCACCAGTGATCGCACGAAAAATTATGGACTATTATCTGTTAACTCAGCATCATTGGCAGCCACAAGGGTCACACTAATGTCACTTTTCAGCCAATTACAGCGTAAAAAACAAGATAGCGGCACACAGTATCGCACCTGGCTACAAGTGCTGCACATTGATCTTATTTTATTGCTGAGCTTACTCGCGCTAATTTTTTTTGGCTTTTTTGTGCTTTATAGTGCGAGCAATCAAGACTTCTCGATTGTAACTTCGCAATTAGGCCACATTGTGTTTGCCTTGGTTTTATTATTCCTTTTAGCACAAGTACCGCCGCACTTTTATCAACGCCTAGCGCCGATTTTATACGGGATTAGCGTATTTTCTTTGTTACTGGTATTACTTATCGGCCATGAAAGTTTAGGTGCCAAACGTTGGCTAGGCTTTGGTTTTTTTCGATTCCAACCGTCGGATTTAATTTTATTGTCCTTGCCCATGATGCTGGCTTGGTTTTTTTCCTACCGCCCCTTACCGCCCAATTTAAAAGAAGTCTTGGTCAGCCTCGTCATCATCATGGTGCCTGTATTGCTGACGGCCAAAGAGCCTGACCTGGGTTCCGCGATTTTAATTTTAAGCACGGGCTGCATATTACTCTTGCTCGCCGGCATAAGTTGGCGCTGGGTCTTTGTCGCTTTGATTTTAGCGCTGATTGCGGCGCCCGTGCTGTGGCATGGCATGCATGTGTATCAAAAAGAGCGGGTGCTGACATTTTTAAACCCTGAGCGCGACCCATTAGGTGCAGGCTATCACATTATTCAATCGAAAATTGCCATTGGCTCGGGTGGTTTCTTGGGCAAAGGTTGGCTTAATGGCACGCAATCGCACCTGCACTTTTTACCCGAGCACGCCACCGACTTTATCTTTGCCGTGTGCGCTGAAGAATTTGGCTTAATTGGCTGCTTATTTTTACTATTGCTTTACAGCATTATCATTGCTCGCTGTTTAATCATTACCTTAAATGCTCAAGACACCTTTTCCAGGCTTTTAGCCGGCAGCTTAGCCGGGTTGTTTTTTCTTTCGATGTTTATCAACATCGGCATGGTCAGTGGTATACTGCCCGTGGTGGGGTTGCCGTTACCCATGATTAGTTACGGCGGCACCTCGATGTTAACCCTGATGGCAAGCTTCGGTATTTTGATGTCGATACAAAGCCACCGTAAATTATTGTCGCAGTAAGCCGTG carries:
- a CDS encoding rRNA maturation RNase YbeY — protein: MNTELDLQLAVEADTPSKQDFQTWVDLANEQKQPASVCLRICSSNEIQTLNKTYRQKDKPTNVLSFAYTLEGDSPSPEDEPPHLGDIIICDDVVKQEACKQHKSKHDHYAHMVIHGMLHLQGYNHIQDDEARIMEAREVDLLRNLGIKNPYEEHNE
- a CDS encoding magnesium/cobalt efflux protein, producing the protein MSNTPSKGLLERFMGMLSGSDEPKNRAELIDILEDAEKNRLLKHDAMEMIRGAITVADRRVEDVMITRSQMVTLEMDKPLPELLNVMIESGHSRFPVIGKDIEDVRGLLLAKDVLRYFVLHEHEGFDLHTLLRPVVTVPESKRLDMALKEFRANHTHMALVADEHGVISGLLTIEDILEQIVGNIEDEHDLEDDEPEKIRQASTSHYIVDALTEIEDFNTYFDAELPTDEFDTIGGLVTHRLGHVPQKGEHCTLKGLKFQVINADERRVLQLSLHHNRDSEN
- the mrdA gene encoding penicillin-binding protein 2, with product MIKKFAIKNRLREARLFKRRLWVVAIIIALLILAIIVRLVYLQIDQHRYYTTLSRHNQIALRPIPPRRGLIDDSNGVLLAKNTPVFSLMVKRDQLGQFKSELAILQTLIPISDTELKQYQKEARQRPRYEWVPIKEKLSEQQVAIFSVNRYRLPGFSIQARLMREYPTAETCANVVGYVGRINPDDLLKIDPSNYAATNYIGKRGIERYFESQLHGKVGYKEVETTSDGTTVRDMGKVPAQSGVNLTLTIDSSLQKAMIKDFGTLRGAAVAINPQNGKVLALVSNPTYDPNLFVKGISASDYAKLQNNSDRPLYNRAISGLYAPGSTIKPFFALQGLDTGAITPETKVYDRGWFRLKGTHHIYHNWDRGGFGWVNLHDAIVLSDDIYFYQLAHTMGIKKMEDILRQFGFGTKTGIELADEANGVIPSPQYKMGLTGQSWYEGDTVITGIGQGYMQVTPLQLAEATATLAMHGKRFQPQLLKQYQIAGNPVTVVTPKPLPPVTLNNAKDWDIVIQAMQSVVSSPRGTGFRFGKTPYTVAAKTGTAQVYTLKNDEQDNRLLPERERDNSFFIAFAPVDHPQIALAVAVENNPDAPVIARKIMDYYLLTQHHWQPQGSH
- a CDS encoding rod shape-determining protein RodA, producing the protein MSLFSQLQRKKQDSGTQYRTWLQVLHIDLILLLSLLALIFFGFFVLYSASNQDFSIVTSQLGHIVFALVLLFLLAQVPPHFYQRLAPILYGISVFSLLLVLLIGHESLGAKRWLGFGFFRFQPSDLILLSLPMMLAWFFSYRPLPPNLKEVLVSLVIIMVPVLLTAKEPDLGSAILILSTGCILLLLAGISWRWVFVALILALIAAPVLWHGMHVYQKERVLTFLNPERDPLGAGYHIIQSKIAIGSGGFLGKGWLNGTQSHLHFLPEHATDFIFAVCAEEFGLIGCLFLLLLYSIIIARCLIITLNAQDTFSRLLAGSLAGLFFLSMFINIGMVSGILPVVGLPLPMISYGGTSMLTLMASFGILMSIQSHRKLLSQ